Proteins encoded by one window of Streptosporangiales bacterium:
- a CDS encoding acyl-CoA dehydrogenase, which translates to MDFALTDEQRMIVETVRRFVTTELEPYEDEVERLDDVPADVADRIRKRALDAGIYAANMPAEIGGGGLDATGMVLVERELGRSSWALQSLVARPSNILLACEGEQRERYLLPAVRGDRHDCLAMTEPGAGSDVRSMTTRAVRDGDDYVLDGAKHFISHADVADFVIVFAATGTEETSRGPRSSITGFLVDTDASGLTVTRGSSCVSHRGYHQCELSFTGCRIPAGQRLGAEGAGFELMNEWLGASRLSVAATSVGRGRRVLELATRWAAEREQFGRPIGRFQGVGFPLADMATELEAAELLTFQAAWKLDQGTMTDRDAAMAKLYASEALGRITDRAVQVFGGMGLMADMPIERFWRDARVERIWDGTSEIQRHIISRSLLRPLGA; encoded by the coding sequence GTGGACTTCGCACTCACCGACGAGCAGCGGATGATCGTCGAGACCGTCCGTCGGTTCGTGACCACCGAGCTCGAGCCGTACGAGGACGAGGTCGAGCGTCTGGACGACGTGCCGGCCGACGTTGCCGACCGGATCCGTAAGAGGGCGCTCGACGCCGGCATCTACGCGGCGAACATGCCCGCCGAGATCGGGGGCGGCGGCCTCGACGCGACGGGCATGGTCCTCGTCGAGCGCGAGCTCGGGCGATCGAGCTGGGCGCTGCAGTCGCTGGTGGCGCGACCGAGCAACATCCTGCTGGCGTGCGAGGGGGAGCAGCGCGAGCGCTACCTGCTGCCCGCGGTGCGCGGCGACCGGCACGACTGCCTCGCCATGACCGAGCCGGGTGCCGGCTCCGACGTCCGCTCGATGACGACCCGTGCCGTACGCGACGGCGACGACTACGTGCTCGACGGCGCCAAGCACTTCATCAGCCACGCCGACGTCGCCGACTTCGTCATCGTGTTCGCGGCGACGGGAACCGAGGAGACCTCTCGGGGCCCGCGCAGCAGCATCACCGGGTTCCTCGTCGACACCGACGCCTCGGGTCTCACCGTCACACGTGGGTCGTCGTGTGTCTCGCACCGCGGGTACCACCAGTGCGAGCTGTCGTTCACCGGCTGCCGGATCCCGGCCGGGCAGCGGCTCGGCGCGGAGGGCGCCGGCTTCGAGTTGATGAACGAGTGGCTCGGGGCGAGCCGCCTCAGTGTCGCGGCGACCAGCGTCGGGCGGGGCCGCCGGGTACTCGAGCTGGCGACACGGTGGGCGGCGGAGCGCGAGCAGTTCGGTCGACCGATCGGTCGCTTCCAGGGGGTGGGCTTCCCGCTGGCCGACATGGCGACCGAGCTGGAGGCCGCGGAGCTGCTGACGTTCCAGGCGGCCTGGAAGCTCGACCAGGGCACCATGACCGACCGCGACGCGGCGATGGCGAAGCTGTACGCGTCCGAGGCGCTCGGTCGGATCACCGACCGCGCGGTGCAGGTCTTCGGCGGCATGGGCCTGATGGCCGACATGCCGATCGAGCGGTTCTGGCGTGACGCACGAGTCGAGCGCATCTGGGACGGCACCAGCGAGATCCAGCGGCACATCATCTCCCGGTCCCTCCTCCGCCCGCTGGGTGCCTAG